The Carnobacterium sp. 17-4 genome has a window encoding:
- the mraY gene encoding phospho-N-acetylmuramoyl-pentapeptide-transferase, producing the protein MQWTEMLIAVVSGFALTIMAMPIVIGFFRTKQLGQTTRDEGPKWHEVKTGTPTMGGIVFLVAAIISTIWVSIWQNVFSIGIVLTLFILILYGLLGFLDDFIKVFKKRNLGLTSKQKLIGQILGGVLFFGVSLYKNIPTELAFPFVGTVDIGWFYGLFIIFWLVGFSNAVNLTDGLDGLVAGTASIAYGAYAIIAWNQQQFDILIVCLTVIGGLIGFFFFNKKPAKIFMGDVGSLALGGGLAAISILLHQEWSLLLIGLVFVMETASVMIQVTSFKLRGKRVFKMSPIHHHFEMSGWSEWRVVLTFWSIGLLAAVACLIIIL; encoded by the coding sequence ATGCAATGGACAGAAATGTTAATCGCAGTTGTGAGTGGATTTGCCTTAACTATTATGGCGATGCCAATCGTGATTGGTTTTTTTAGAACAAAACAATTAGGCCAAACGACTAGAGATGAAGGACCAAAGTGGCACGAAGTGAAGACAGGAACTCCAACTATGGGAGGAATTGTCTTTCTAGTAGCTGCAATTATTTCAACTATTTGGGTTTCTATATGGCAAAATGTCTTTTCAATAGGCATTGTGTTAACTCTTTTCATCCTAATTCTTTATGGTTTATTGGGATTCTTGGATGACTTCATTAAGGTGTTTAAAAAAAGAAATCTTGGTTTGACTTCTAAGCAAAAATTAATAGGACAAATACTCGGCGGAGTACTTTTCTTTGGTGTTTCCCTTTATAAAAATATTCCAACAGAATTGGCTTTCCCTTTCGTAGGTACGGTTGATATTGGTTGGTTTTATGGACTATTTATTATCTTTTGGTTAGTTGGTTTTTCAAATGCTGTTAATTTAACAGATGGTTTAGACGGGCTAGTTGCCGGAACAGCCAGTATTGCTTATGGTGCATATGCTATTATCGCTTGGAATCAACAACAATTTGATATTTTAATCGTTTGTTTGACTGTAATCGGCGGATTGATTGGCTTTTTCTTTTTTAATAAAAAACCAGCTAAAATATTTATGGGAGATGTTGGTTCATTAGCTTTAGGTGGTGGTTTAGCAGCCATTTCAATTCTATTGCATCAAGAATGGTCACTTCTTTTAATCGGTCTTGTTTTCGTTATGGAAACTGCGAGTGTCATGATCCAAGTTACCTCATTTAAATTAAGAGGTAAACGAGTATTTAAAATGAGTCCTATTCATCACCATTTTGAAATGAGTGGTTGGAGTGAATGGCGTGTTGTACTTACTTTTTGGTCTATCGGATTATTAGCTGCAGTAGCATGTCTAATAATTATTCTATAA
- the murD gene encoding UDP-N-acetylmuramoyl-L-alanine--D-glutamate ligase: MKKIKRYEHKKVLVLGLALSGVNAAKLLHSLGALVTVNDYKNFDENPQAQELLESGIRVVTGGHPVELLDEDFEWVVKNPGIMYNNPIIMKAVEKGIPVITEVELAYEVAESMIIGITGTNGKTTTTTMIAELLNAERSKGHAYVAGNIGTPASLVAQKATSDDEIIMELSSFQLMGITELRPHIAVITNIYSAHLDYHGTREEYVAAKMSITKNQTEEDYLIVNWDQPELRELSQQSKATIVPFSRKEILETGVYLQDDVIYYQGEPVMAKETILIPGDHNVENAMAAIAVAKLLNQENGVIRTSLEQFTGVKHRTQFVREWNERRFYNDSKATNTLATENALKGFDVPIILLAGGLDRGNNFDELIPVMNKKVKALIVFGETAMKLSETGTEAGIPTIISVQNVEAAVPVAYELSEPNDVILLSPACASWDQYRSFEVRGDAFIHSVEQLIEEATEEEE, encoded by the coding sequence ATGAAAAAAATAAAACGCTATGAACATAAAAAAGTATTGGTTTTAGGGCTCGCTTTAAGCGGAGTAAATGCCGCTAAATTACTTCATTCTTTAGGCGCGCTAGTTACCGTTAATGATTATAAAAATTTTGATGAAAATCCTCAGGCTCAAGAATTATTAGAATCTGGTATACGAGTAGTTACTGGAGGACATCCCGTTGAGCTATTAGACGAAGATTTTGAATGGGTCGTGAAAAATCCAGGTATTATGTATAACAATCCTATCATCATGAAAGCTGTTGAAAAAGGGATACCAGTTATCACAGAAGTCGAGTTAGCTTATGAAGTAGCTGAAAGTATGATCATTGGTATTACAGGTACAAATGGAAAAACAACTACTACAACTATGATAGCAGAGTTGTTAAATGCAGAACGTTCTAAGGGTCATGCTTATGTGGCTGGAAATATCGGGACTCCTGCAAGCCTTGTAGCCCAAAAAGCAACAAGCGATGATGAAATCATAATGGAGTTATCAAGTTTTCAATTAATGGGAATCACTGAACTAAGACCGCATATTGCGGTTATAACAAATATTTATTCAGCTCATTTAGACTACCATGGAACAAGAGAAGAGTATGTGGCAGCTAAGATGAGTATTACAAAGAACCAAACTGAAGAAGATTATTTAATTGTGAACTGGGATCAACCTGAATTAAGAGAACTGTCTCAACAAAGTAAAGCCACTATTGTGCCTTTTTCAAGAAAAGAAATCTTAGAAACAGGAGTGTATTTGCAAGACGATGTGATCTATTATCAAGGAGAGCCCGTAATGGCTAAAGAAACCATTTTAATTCCTGGTGATCATAATGTTGAAAATGCAATGGCAGCTATTGCAGTTGCTAAGTTATTGAATCAAGAAAACGGCGTAATCCGAACTAGTTTAGAACAGTTTACTGGTGTCAAACACCGTACTCAATTTGTAAGAGAGTGGAATGAACGTCGTTTTTACAATGATTCAAAAGCCACGAATACGTTAGCAACAGAAAATGCATTAAAAGGTTTTGACGTTCCCATTATTTTACTAGCCGGTGGTTTAGATCGAGGGAACAATTTTGATGAATTAATTCCAGTAATGAATAAAAAAGTAAAAGCTTTAATTGTTTTTGGAGAAACGGCAATGAAGTTAAGTGAAACGGGCACTGAAGCTGGAATTCCAACCATTATATCTGTTCAAAATGTTGAAGCGGCTGTGCCAGTTGCTTATGAGCTAAGTGAGCCAAATGATGTCATTTTATTATCGCCTGCTTGTGCCAGTTGGGACCAGTACCGAAGTTTTGAAGTTCGTGGCGATGCCTTTATTCATTCCGTTGAACAATTAATAGAAGAAGCAACAGAAGAGGAGGAATAG
- the murG gene encoding undecaprenyldiphospho-muramoylpentapeptide beta-N-acetylglucosaminyltransferase translates to MKILLSGGGTGGHVYPALALMRRIQELNPTAEFLYVGTEKGLENRIVKEYGIPFASVEIKGFKRSLSLDTFKTIRMFISSINQAKQIVKKFQPDIVIGTGGYVCAPIVYAASKLGVPSIIHEQNSVAGITNKFLARYVTKIAICFEEVRNDFSKYPKKVCFTGNPRAQEVSNVQKKAALEEYNLDSEKPTVLIFGGSRGAKRINDAFVEALPLLANKNYQVLMATGDIHFETIQSQLTKIKNEKFNVSVVSYIPNMPEVFSTVSLVVSRSGATTLAELTALGLPSVLIPSPYVTNDHQTKNAESLVNKNAAKLINESELTGEKLVQTLDELMLNTNMRQEMAKNAKKMGMPDASDRIIELINEIVKK, encoded by the coding sequence ATGAAAATTTTATTATCTGGTGGAGGTACTGGAGGACATGTCTATCCAGCACTCGCACTTATGCGTCGTATACAAGAACTAAATCCAACTGCAGAATTTTTGTATGTCGGAACTGAAAAAGGATTGGAAAATAGAATTGTAAAAGAGTATGGGATACCTTTTGCTTCTGTAGAAATAAAAGGATTTAAACGCTCATTGTCTCTTGATACATTTAAAACTATACGAATGTTTATCAGTAGTATTAATCAAGCTAAACAAATCGTTAAGAAATTCCAGCCTGATATTGTTATTGGGACTGGTGGGTATGTATGCGCACCGATTGTATATGCAGCATCAAAATTAGGTGTTCCTAGCATTATACATGAACAAAATAGCGTTGCAGGTATAACGAATAAGTTTCTTGCACGTTATGTAACCAAAATTGCTATTTGTTTTGAAGAAGTACGAAATGATTTTTCTAAATATCCTAAAAAAGTTTGTTTTACTGGTAACCCAAGAGCACAAGAAGTGAGTAATGTGCAAAAAAAAGCAGCTTTAGAAGAATACAATTTAGACTCTGAGAAACCGACTGTATTGATTTTTGGTGGCAGTAGAGGAGCAAAAAGAATTAATGATGCTTTTGTTGAAGCATTGCCTTTGTTAGCGAATAAAAATTATCAAGTATTGATGGCTACAGGAGATATTCATTTTGAAACGATTCAAAGTCAGTTAACAAAAATCAAAAATGAGAAGTTTAATGTTTCTGTAGTATCTTACATTCCAAATATGCCAGAAGTTTTCTCGACAGTTTCATTAGTTGTTTCAAGAAGTGGAGCTACAACGTTGGCAGAACTTACAGCACTTGGGTTGCCAAGTGTATTGATTCCTAGTCCATATGTTACAAATGATCACCAAACAAAAAATGCAGAAAGTTTAGTAAATAAAAACGCTGCAAAATTAATCAACGAATCAGAATTAACAGGTGAAAAATTGGTCCAAACATTGGATGAATTGATGTTGAACACAAATATGCGTCAAGAAATGGCAAAAAATGCAAAAAAAATGGGTATGCCAGATGCTTCAGATAGAATAATTGAATTAATAAATGAAATTGTAAAAAAATAA
- a CDS encoding cell division protein FtsQ/DivIB, with the protein MYFISPLSKVDIVSVSGAKEVADQEIIDESHIKSGNSLWKTFFDRKEISEKVVSELPQVKSMDVVLDGLNDYTLEIEEYETVAYLVEDNKYYNILENGKIVNESRKVSIGNPPIFKQFEENKALKEMIAQYQSLNENIQNSISEVEYTPSEVDDYLIKLYMNDGNEVIASIPSFAEKMIYYPDIVKKVGDQKGTINIEVGAYFSPFKYSEDKNEEPKESNATNDENGVELDPEEEAQ; encoded by the coding sequence GTGTATTTTATAAGTCCCTTAAGCAAAGTAGATATCGTTTCTGTTAGTGGTGCAAAAGAAGTTGCAGATCAAGAAATAATTGATGAAAGTCATATTAAGTCTGGGAACAGTCTTTGGAAAACATTCTTTGATAGAAAAGAAATTTCTGAAAAAGTTGTATCTGAATTGCCCCAGGTAAAATCCATGGATGTTGTTTTGGATGGTTTAAATGACTACACTCTTGAAATCGAAGAGTATGAAACAGTTGCTTATTTAGTTGAAGACAATAAATACTACAATATTCTTGAAAATGGGAAAATTGTAAATGAAAGTAGAAAAGTATCTATTGGAAATCCACCAATTTTTAAACAATTTGAAGAAAATAAGGCTTTAAAAGAAATGATTGCCCAGTACCAATCATTAAATGAAAATATCCAAAATAGTATTTCAGAAGTTGAATATACGCCTAGCGAGGTTGATGATTACCTGATCAAACTGTACATGAATGATGGGAATGAAGTAATTGCTTCTATACCTTCTTTTGCTGAAAAAATGATTTACTATCCTGATATAGTAAAAAAAGTGGGCGATCAAAAAGGAACAATAAATATTGAAGTTGGCGCTTATTTTTCTCCATTTAAATATAGTGAGGATAAAAATGAAGAGCCAAAAGAGTCAAATGCTACTAATGATGAAAACGGTGTTGAACTCGATCCAGAAGAAGAAGCACAATAG